Proteins co-encoded in one Malus sylvestris chromosome 7, drMalSylv7.2, whole genome shotgun sequence genomic window:
- the LOC126628731 gene encoding chorismate synthase, chloroplastic-like — translation MASSLASKPFLGGASRTDGLSGLCSSSSDLRTLSSSSVQFVIRPRTPNKLQVQAAGNTTGNHFRVTTFGESHGGGVGCVIDGCPPRMPLSAEDLQGDLDRRRPGQSRITTPRKETDTCRILSGVHEGVTTGTPILVLVPNTDQRGRDYDEMSVAYRPSHADRTYDQKYGIRSVQGGGRSSARETIGRVAAGALAKKILKAFSGTEVLAYVSQVQKVVLPEELVDHHNLTLDQIESNIVRCPDPEYAEKMIAAIDAVRVKGQSIGGVVTCIVKNCPPGLGSPVFDKLEAEFAKAVMSLPATKGFEIGSGFAGTFLTGSEHNDEFYLDDQGKIRTRTNRSGGTQGGLSNGEIINMRIAFKPTATIGKKQNTVTRDKKEIELIARGRHDPCVVPRAVPMVEAAIALALVDQLMADFAQCHMFPINPDLQDLVPQPMVDLQDPVPPQVVEAAEAAGVHI, via the exons ATGGCTTCCTCTCTTGCATCCAAGCCATTCCTCGGAGGAGCTTCAAGGACCGATGGCCTTTCTGGGTTGTGCTCATCCTCCTCTGATCTCCGAACCCTCTCGTCCTCCTCCGTTCAATTTGTGATCCGCCCGAGAACCCCCAACAAACTCC AGGTGCAGGCAGCTGGGAACACTACCGGAAATCATTTTCGTGTTACAACTTTTGGAGAATCTCatggtggtggtgttggttgtgtaATTGATGGATGCCCTCCTCGTATGCCCCTGTCTGCAGAAGATTTGCAAGGGGACCTTGACAGAAG GAGGCCAGGTCAGAGTCGAATTACTACTCCTAGGAAGGAAACTGACACATGCCGAATACTTTCGGGAGTTCATGAAG GAGTGACAACTGGGACACCAATTCTTGTGCTTGTACCCAATACTGATCAGAGAGGACGT GATTATGATGAAATGTCAGTAGCATATAGGCCTTCACATGCAGATCGAACTTATGACCAGAAGTATGGTATCAGATCAGTGCAG GGCGGTGGTAGATCTTCTGCTAGAGAAACAATTGGAAGAGTTGCTGCTGGAGCCCTTGCCAAGAAAATCCTTAAGGCTTTCTCAGGAACTGAG GTCCTTGCTTATGTCTCACAAGTTCAGAAGGTAGTGCTTCCCGAGGAGTTGGTTGATCATCACAATTTGACACTGGATCAG ATAGAGAGTAATATCGTTAGGTGCCCAGATCCTGAATATGCAGAGAAGATGATTGCTGCCATTGATGCTGTTAGGGTGAAAGGGCAATCTATTGGTGGTGTTGTCACATGCATTGTTAAAAATTGCCCACCC GGGCTTGGTTCGCCAGTCTTTGATAAACTTGAAGCTGAATTTGCTAAAGCTGTAATGTCATTACCTGCAACAAAGGGATTTGAAATTGGAAGTGGATTTGCAG GTACCTTTTTAACTGGGAGTGAACATAATGATGAATTCTATTTAGATGATCAAGGAAAAATCAGGACAAGAACAAACCGCTCTGGTGGGACACAg GGAGGACTATCCAATGGGGAAATTATAAACATGAGAATAGCCTTCAAGCCAACAGCTACTATTGGA AAGAAGCAGAATACAGTGACTAGAGATAAAAAAGAGATAGAACTAATAGCCCGTGGTCGCCATGATCCCTGTGTTGTTCCGCGAG CTGTGCCGATGGTGGAAGCTGCAATAGCCCTTGCGCTGGTGGACCAACTAATGGCAGATTTTGCACAGTGTCACATGTTTCCTATCAATCCCGACCTACAAGACCTTGTGCCACAGCCAATGGTTGACCTACAAGACCCTGTGCCGCCGCAAGTGGTTGAAGCAGCGGAGGCTGCTGGTGTGCACATTTGA
- the LOC126630217 gene encoding uncharacterized protein LOC126630217, which translates to MAGIGEFDRVGSVGRGDPATEDVQAPSCFLLEPTIFPKEVLSPEEWASIEEWASWHKALEKLKHSIANEARVLSLIKELNSFGDAFFSRVNFRGVKVRSRLAKVLGKFFKRADDANVSLVGLSLFMRVMIFKELGLLFYGMEHTSQLELTKHRLLCWRDMISDVAALGVPVGSLVKRLGVLRDTMFGLQLEKEKGVLDQFIKVNKLMCDELQGKELEVEKLKLKKLVRESSKEIMACLQLVADQLNVGTSSSSSERVAISMKYLLDVPFNLCGFLTLLGSVPSIKKVRYLTLSSLLGLESSILTVSFQSLPSRASSGKGASMAGASLLITAMLGYSSTKLLADIVNWCFFLGEQGSYGSGQLPHQAFQLLCFCWGHESFNGAYPVWIYIDVMLMHQEAYELA; encoded by the exons GCTACAGAAGATGTTCAAGCCCCTAGTTGCTTTCTTCTCGAGCCTACAATTTTTCCTAAAGAGGTTCTTTCCCCTGAGGAGTGGGCTTCGATTGAAGAATGGGCATCATGGCATAAAGCCCTCGAGAAGCTCAAGCATAGTATTGCCAATGAAGCCAGGGTGTTAAGTTTAATTAAGGAATTGAATTCTTTCGGCGATGCCTTTTTTTCTCGGGTTAACTTTAGGGGAGTGAAGGTTCGTTCCAGACTAGCTAAGGTGTTGGGTAAGTTCTTTAAGCGTGCTGACGATGCAAATGTGAGTTTGGTAGGCTTATCTCTCTTCATGCGTGTGatgattttcaaagaacttggGCTCCTGTTTTATGGTATGGAGCACACTTCCCAGTTAGAACTCACTAAGCACAGATTGTTATGTTGGCGAGATATGATCAGCGATGTAGCTGCTTTGGGTGTGCCAGTAGGTTCTCTAGTTAAGAGGCTGGGAGTGTTGCGTGATACCATGTTTGGACTTCAGCTTGAAAAGGAGAAGGGTGTCTTGGatcaattcatcaaagtcaacaAGTTGATGTGTGACGAACTACAGGGTAAGGAATTAGAGGTCGAGAAGCTCAAGTTGAAGAAGTTGGTCCGCGAAAGCTCCAAGGAAATAATGGCGTGCCTTCAACTTGTAGCGGATCAGTTGAATGTCGGCACCTCTAGCAGTTCATCCGAGAG AGTTGCCATATCCATGAAGTACCTTTTGGATGTCCCTTTCAACTTGTGTGGGTTCCTAACATTGCTTGGCAGTGTTCCATCAATAAAGAAGGTCAG GTATTTGACGCTGAGTTCTCTGCTTGGCTTGGAAAGCTCCATTCTGACAGTTTCCTTTCAGTCGTTACCTTCTAGAGCTTCTTCTGGGAAGGGTGCGTCAATGGCTGGGGCCTCTCTTCTGATTACAGCAATGTTGGGTTATTCTTCGACCAAG CTGTTGGCTGACATAGTAAATTGGTGCTTCTTCCTCGGCGAGCAGGGCTCTTACGGCAGTG gacaacttccccatcaagcTTTTCAGCTCCTTTGCTTTTGTTGGGGGCATGAGAGTTTCAATGGTGCATACCCTGTCTGGATCTACATTGATGTCATGCTGATGCACCAGGAAGCCTATGAACTTGCCTGA